A window of Prolixibacter sp. SD074 contains these coding sequences:
- a CDS encoding biotin/lipoyl-containing protein, with protein sequence MQNEVRINSRMAKVELLGKEGSKYRARIDDSEYEFDVVRVEPGIYSILYHGKSTDMEMIEVGKPNHYSVKTLTNQYEVEVIDAFTRYRNNTKGDLAPAGNVIATPMPGKVVRIPVSEGELVEAGQTVITISAMKMESEYKSAFRGTVKKILVNEGDTIEGHQPLVELEPLVD encoded by the coding sequence ATGCAGAACGAAGTAAGAATCAATTCGCGTATGGCAAAGGTGGAGCTGTTGGGAAAGGAAGGAAGTAAGTACCGGGCCCGCATCGACGATAGCGAATATGAATTTGACGTGGTTCGTGTTGAACCGGGTATTTATTCCATACTTTACCACGGGAAGTCGACCGATATGGAAATGATCGAGGTCGGCAAACCTAACCATTACAGTGTCAAAACCCTTACTAACCAATACGAGGTAGAGGTGATTGATGCTTTCACCCGTTACAGGAACAACACCAAAGGCGATCTGGCTCCGGCCGGGAATGTCATTGCGACTCCCATGCCTGGTAAAGTGGTCCGTATTCCTGTTTCAGAGGGTGAACTGGTGGAAGCCGGCCAGACAGTTATCACTATATCGGCCATGAAAATGGAAAGCGAATACAAAAGTGCTTTCCGTGGGACCGTTAAAAAGATTTTGGTAAACGAAGGAGATACCATTGAGGGACATCAGCCGCTTGTTGAACTGGAACCTCTCGTGGATTGA
- the accC gene encoding acetyl-CoA carboxylase biotin carboxylase subunit → MIRKILVANRGEIAVRVMRSCREMGIQSVAVFSEADRSAMHVRYADEACFIGPSPSSESYLNIDKIMDAALKSGADAIHPGYGFLSENAEFARRVAEAGLIFIGPSPEAILAMGDKLTARKIMMDAGVSVVPGTRDLIEDEDKLTETADSIGYPIMIKASAGGGGKGMRLVRSESELVSSYRRARSEAGSAFGNDVVYMEKYIESPHHIEFQVMADAHGNMVHLFERECSVQRRHQKVIEETPSPLMTPELRAKMGEQAIAAAQSVNYVGAGTVEFLVDSDLNFYFLEMNTRLQVEHPITERVTGVDLVKMQIMVANGEKLPLKQEELSQTGHAIECRIYAEDPNNNFMPSPGLVKHITEPLGLGVRTDGYVYEGYEIPIYYDPMISKLIVWAQTRGEAIERMKRALYEYKISGVKNTIPFLKRIMEAEDFVSGHYDTHFIEKNPEVLEILSDCNQECEDLALFIAYLDYTEKMKKLVSEPTEAGTGSSSPWKEFARRKSVLRF, encoded by the coding sequence ATGATCCGAAAAATTTTGGTTGCGAACCGTGGCGAAATTGCGGTGCGGGTGATGCGTTCCTGTCGCGAGATGGGAATCCAGAGTGTGGCAGTATTTTCAGAGGCCGACCGCAGTGCCATGCATGTTCGCTATGCCGACGAAGCCTGTTTTATCGGACCGTCTCCATCGTCTGAAAGTTACTTGAATATCGACAAGATTATGGACGCGGCACTGAAATCAGGAGCTGACGCAATTCATCCGGGTTACGGATTTCTTTCCGAGAATGCGGAATTTGCGCGTCGGGTAGCAGAAGCCGGACTGATATTTATCGGTCCTTCACCGGAAGCCATTCTGGCAATGGGTGATAAGCTGACTGCACGGAAAATCATGATGGATGCTGGCGTTTCGGTTGTACCCGGAACCCGGGATCTTATTGAAGACGAAGACAAACTAACAGAAACAGCTGATTCGATTGGGTACCCAATCATGATCAAAGCATCGGCTGGTGGTGGCGGCAAAGGAATGCGCCTGGTGAGGTCGGAAAGTGAACTGGTTAGTTCGTACCGGCGTGCCCGTTCCGAAGCTGGCAGCGCCTTTGGCAACGATGTGGTTTATATGGAGAAGTACATTGAGTCGCCTCACCATATCGAGTTCCAGGTGATGGCCGATGCCCATGGTAATATGGTACACCTGTTCGAGCGTGAATGTTCGGTACAGCGCCGTCACCAGAAGGTTATCGAAGAGACACCATCGCCACTGATGACGCCTGAGTTGCGTGCAAAGATGGGCGAACAGGCCATTGCTGCAGCGCAGTCGGTGAACTATGTGGGAGCTGGTACGGTGGAGTTTCTGGTTGATAGTGACCTGAATTTCTACTTCCTCGAAATGAATACCCGTTTGCAGGTAGAACACCCCATCACCGAAAGGGTAACCGGAGTTGACTTGGTGAAAATGCAGATCATGGTCGCCAATGGCGAGAAGCTGCCTTTGAAACAGGAAGAACTTTCCCAGACAGGACATGCCATCGAATGCCGGATTTATGCTGAAGATCCGAACAATAATTTCATGCCGAGCCCCGGTTTGGTGAAACACATCACCGAGCCGCTAGGATTGGGCGTACGTACCGATGGTTATGTCTACGAAGGTTATGAAATCCCGATTTATTATGATCCGATGATCTCGAAGCTGATCGTGTGGGCGCAAACCCGCGGTGAGGCCATCGAGCGGATGAAACGGGCGTTGTACGAATACAAAATCAGCGGTGTAAAAAACACCATTCCGTTCCTGAAACGAATAATGGAAGCAGAAGATTTTGTGTCCGGGCATTACGATACTCATTTCATCGAAAAGAACCCGGAAGTACTGGAAATTCTATCCGATTGTAACCAGGAGTGTGAAGATTTGGCATTATTCATTGCCTATCTCGACTACACAGAGAAGATGAAGAAGCTGGTTTCGGAACCAACCGAAGCCGGCACTGGTAGTTCATCTCCCTGGAAAGAATTTGCACGACGCAAAAGTGTACTCCGATTTTAA